A window of Candidatus Polarisedimenticolia bacterium genomic DNA:
TCCCCGGCGGGATAGTCGCGGACGGCGTTCTCGATCGCCAGGGTGGAGGCCGCCTTCTCTTGATCCAGGGGCCGGCGCAGGAGACGGCGCGACTCCTCCAGGGTGAAGGTGGAGCGCAGCCGGATCTGGCGCGCGGGCCCGGAGAGCGCGGCGGCTTCGATGGCCCGGCGCACCTTCTCCGGCAGACGGGACAGCGGCAGCGCGCTGCCGGCGCGGCCGGCGAGGCTGCCGAGGATCCCGAATCTGCCGAGCCACTGCTCGAAGCGATACTTGTCGTAGCCTCCGAAGAGCTCGTCGGCCCCCTCGCCCGCCAGCGCCACGGTGACTTTCTCGCGCGCGAAGTGCGACAACAGGAGGGTCGGCAGGGCGGCCGGATCGCACATCGGCTCGTCCAGCGCGGGAACGGTTTTTTGCAGCGTCTCGGGAATGTCCAGCGAGGTGAGGTGCAGCGCATGGTGGTCCGTGCGGAAGTGACGGGCCACGGCCTCGGCCTCCCCCGACTCGTCGTACCAGCCCTCGCCCGCGAAGCCCACCGTGAAGGTCTGCACGGGCTGATTCATGATCTGGCTCATCAGCCCGACCACCAGGCTGGAGTCTAGCCCGCCGCTCAGGAAGGCGCCGAGAGGCACCTCGGAGAGCAGTCGGACCTTGACCGCGTCGGCAAGGATCTCGTGCACCCGCTCGGCGGCCTCCGGAAGCTCCGGCACGCGATCCAGCGTGTAGGTGGGATTCCAGAAGCGCTCGACGCGCACCCCGGTGGCATCCGCGATCAACGCGTGTCCGGCGGGAAGCTTGCGCACCTGCTTGTAGATGGTGGCCGGGCTGGGGATGTAGAGGAGATCCAGGTAGGCGGCGACGGAGGCCGGGTCCAGCTCGTCGGAGACCAGCCCCGATCCAATCAGCGACTTGATCTCCGAGGCGAAAAGCAGCAGGTCGCCGACCTGCGCATAGTAGAGAGGCTTGATCCCGAGCCGATCCCGGGCCACCAGGAGGCGCCGCCGCGGGAAGTCCCACACCGCGAAGGCCCACATGCCGTTCATCCGGTTCAGCCCTGGGACGCCCTCCTCCTCGACCAGGTGCAGGATCGTCTCGGTGTCGCTGGCGGTCCGGTAGCGGTGCCCTTTCTGCTCCAGGAAGCGCCGCACCTCGACATGGTTGTAGATCTCGCCGTTGAAAATGATGAAGCGGGTCTCGTCCTCGTTGGCGATCGGCTGGTGCCCGCCGGCGAGATCGATGATGCTCAGGCGGCGGTGGCCGAGCGCGGCTCCCGCGTCGACGTGGAAGCCCTCATCGTCGGGACCGCGGTGGCGCAGGAGATCGGTCATCCTCCGCACCACCTCGGGACCGGGGAGCTGGACCGACGGGGAGAGTGCCACGATGCCACAAATGCCGCACATGCCGTGCTGCCTTCCTCCAAATCCGCCGGTTCGTCCGGCGCAGGCGCTAGTTTACCGGATCGCGCCTTCGGGAGCGGAATCGGCGCCGCTTTGCGGCACCGGGCTCCAGGCGGGGAGATCCAGGAGCACTTCCGTCCCTTGGCCCGGCGCGGAGTGGACCTGGACCCGACCCCCCTGCTCTTCGGTCGATTTCCGGACGATCGACAGGCCCAGCCCCGAGCCGGACGCTTTGGTCGAGAAGTAGGGCTCGAAAAGGCGGGCACGGGCTGCGGGGTCGATCCCCGGGCCGGTGTCCTTCACCCGGATGCGCACCCGCCGCGAGGGGAGCCCGGCGCCATCTGGCGCGATGCCGGCCAGGATGCTGAGGGTGCCTCCTTCGGGCATCGCCTCCAGCGCGTTCTGGACCAGGTTGGAGAGGGCGCGGCGGGTGAGGACCGGGTCGGCCCAGAGGTCGGGAGTACCGGTATCGACGCGCAGCTCGAGCATGGTCCCCGCAGGCGGGGTGGCCCGGTAAGGGGCCAGCACTTCCTCGAGAAGCTGCGCCGGGGCGATGCGCTGCGGCTTCGGGTCCGGAATCCGCGCATAGTCGGAGAAATCGGCCGCGATGCGCCGCAGCGCCAGCACCTGCTTCTGAATCGTGTCGAGACATTCCTCGAGGATGTCGCCGAAATCGGGCGCCGAGGCCGAATAGACCTTGCGCAGGTGATCGGCGGAGAGCTGGATGGGGGTCAGCGGGTTCTTGATCTCGTGGGCGATGGTGCGGGCCATCTCCGCCCAGGCCTGCAGTCGGCTGGAGCGCACCGTCTCGGTGAGGTCCTCGAGAAGCAAGATCCTTCCCGGAGGCGCGGCCGGGCTCTCGCGGAAGGGGAGCGAGGCCACCCGCAGGGTCGCCGGCCGGTCCTCCCAGCGCAGCTCGATCTGCCAGCGGGCCTCGCGATCGGCAGGGGAGCCGGCGAGGGCGTCGCGCAGGGAGGCGAGCGCCGCATCGGAGGAGAGGGTCTCGAACAGATCCGAGCCCGGGGTGGGCGTGGAGGGCAGCCCCAGCAGCAGGCGCGCCGCCGGGTTGACCGTCACGATGCGCTCCTGCGCGTCGGTGGAGACCACGCCGGTCGTGGCGTGCAGCAGGATCTTGCGGATGTAGTCGCTTCGGCGCCGAAGGTCCTCGCGCTGTCGGCGCAGGGAGGCGGCCATCCGGTTGAACGAGTCGATGAGCATGGCCGGCTCGTCGCGCGTGCGCAGGCGGACCTCCGCGTCGTAGTCTCCCGACTCGATGCGCTCGGTGGCCGCGGCGAGCGCGGAGATGGGGCGAGCCACGCGGCGCGCCAGGATGTCCGACAACAGCGTGGATAGCAGGAGCATCAGCACGGTCACGATCAGGATCGCCTCCTCGACGTCCGCCCGCTTGTGCCGGATCTCCGTCTCCTTGCCCGACAGCGGCAGCGACAGCACGCCCGCAGCCGGGTTCCCGAGCGACAGCGGCGCGGCGATCACCAGCGTGTTGAGCTTGCCGATCCGCAGTCGCCCCAGGGCATAGGGCTGACCCTCCAGGAGCAGCCGCCGGTAGAGGGGCGCTTCCAGGCGGGTAGGGAGCAGGCCCGAGGCGAACAGCTCGCGGGTGCTGGAAGCGGAAAGCACCTCCCCCCGGTAGAGGCTGATGTCCTCGTGCACCACCCGGGAGATCCAGTAAGCCACGCCGTCCTCGATGGGCGGGGCGGCCTCTTCCTGCGTGTCCGCCGAAAGGTAGTCCTCGACGATGCGCCCCGCCGCCCCCAGCGAGCTGATTCCCTGGGACAGGAGGTTCTCCTCGAATTCCCGCGCCGCGAAGCGCTGCATGAAGAAGGCCAGGGCGAACAGCGGCAGAAAAGAAGCGGCGAGAAACACCGCCAGCAGCCGGCGGAACAATCCGCCGCGCGGCCGCAACCGCGGCAGCGTCATCCCTCCCAGCATTCCCAGCACCGCGGCAAACACGAGGCCCAGGAGCAGCCCTATGAGAATCATGCGGGTGAAGCTTCCGGTGAGCCGCAGCGCCGAGGGGAGGAGAAAGCCCATGGCGAGCACTTTCCCGGAGGAGCGCTTGGCGATAACGCGGAAATCCTCCTCGCCGATGCGGGCTTTGGTCCAGCGCGGCCGTCCCGCCGGCAGGCGCTCCAGGAAACCGGGCGGAAAGACCGGCGCATTCTCGAGATTGCACTCCTTTATCCTGCCGGACTCGTCGAGCGAGGCGAGCAGGGGCTCCGATCCGATCAGCTCCGGGTTGGTCTCGCGCGTCTGCGAGACCTGGAAGACGCGCGCGTAGGGGTTGCCTGCGCGCAGCACCGAAAGATTCTCCGCTTCGTCGACCAGGTAGATCTGGACGCGGTGGGGCGCGACCCCGGGGGCTTTCAGCAGCGTCTCGGCTTCCAGGACGCGCCGCTTCAGCCCCCCGACGCGCAGCACCAGCCGCTTCGGATGGTCCGGGCCCCGGGAGGGGAGCTCCTGCACCTTCGCCTCGGCCGGAAGGTTCAATCCAAAGCGTCCCATCGGCGTGCCGTCCGGGGCGAACAGCCTGAGGGAGGAGCTGAGGCCCTCCTCCTTCAGACGGGTGAGGGACCAGAGACGATACGCGGTTCCCTCACCGCCTGCTCCGCCGGCCGAGGCCAGGATGCGCCGGGCGCGCGGCGACTCGTCGAGGCGGTCGATCGCCTCTTTCAGGATCTGCTCGCGGATCGAGGCCTGGTTCTCCACCTCGGGAAGCAGGGTGTCGAGAAAGAACGACTCGCGCTGGCGGATCGAGCTGCGCAGCAGGAGCGGAAGAAAAAGGAAGACGGTGAGAGTGACGAAGGCGATGGCGCGGGCGGCCGTGGGAAGGCGGACCGGATTCATGGAGATGCGCGGGGATACGGCGCGCCGGATCTCGCTTCCCCAGCTCAGCGCCAGCAGCAGCCAGCCGCCGAACAGCATCAGCAAGCCGGCCTGCACGAGGAGCCGCGGGGCGTTGATCGGAAGGAGCTCCACCCGCGTCACATCGAAGCGCGCGTGCCAGGGGGTCTCCGTGGCGAGGCGTCCCAGGAAGTAGCCCGACGGCACGAGCAGCAGTACGCCGGCTGCGATGCGCAGCGGGCGCGCCGGAATTTCAGGATCCCAGCGGCTCCGTGTCAGCTCGGTCACCAGCAGGAGCCAGACCACGGAGGTCAGGAAGAAATCGCCGGCCGAGCGGAACAGCGGCTCGGCGAGCATCGATCCGAACAGACGCGGGTCGAACAGCGAAGAGCCGGAAATGCCGTAGCTCAAAGGAAGCAGCGCGGCGCGCGCGGCCACCAGGAATCCGGCACCGGAGAGCATCCATGTCGTGCTTCCTTCTTCCCGTCGGGCAAAGCAGAGCAGCGCCAGGAGCAGCAGCCCGGCGGCGTTCAAGAGCACTCCGGCAATCCGATGGTTCCGGCGATCCTGGAGGAGCACCTCGTCGAGCTGCTGGTCGCCCAGGGAGACCACGACCAGCGTTCGGCCGCTGGCATCCTGCAGCGGCACGAAGAGATTAACGGAGGCGGGGAGCGCGCCGTGACGCGCCCGGCCCAGACGCGAAGAAGCAAGGTCCGATTCCTCGCTCGGTCGGACGGGGGCCGCGATTCGCAGGCTCACGCTGCCGCCCCGGACTGCGGGTCGGTGCAGGGGAAGACGCGGCTCCTCCTCGAGCGGGGACTGCAAGAGGTACTCGCCCAGCAGAAATGTGTCGCTCCCCACGGGAGTCGAGGAGGCCAGGATCTGCGAGGCTCCCTGCACGAAAATGCTCGTGCCGCCCCGACCGGCGGGCGCGGCGCCCAGCGCCGTGCGCCCGCCCCAGGCGATGGGCCCTTCCTTGCTCCAAAGGGTCCAGCCGAACCGATCCCCTTCGGGCCGAGGGCGGGTGGCGGCTGCTTCCAGGACCTGGAACAAGGCGCGCCGGTCGCCCGCAGGCACGCGTGCCAGGTGGGCAGCCGGCGCCGACAGGTCGCCCAGCAGCTGGGCGAAATCCCGGCGGATCCGCTGTGCCCTCAGCTCCAGCCGCGTGCTGCGCTGCTCCTCCCACGAGGACACGGTTCGGCGTGCCTGGAGGTGGTGGGTCAGGGCGAAAGCCGCGAGAAGGAAAACGAGGATGGTTGCGACACCGAGCAGGCGGAGGGTGGGTTGTGGCGCCCGCCGTGACGATCGCCAGGAGAGCTGCAGCAGGATCGCCAGGCCCATCAAAAGGACACATTGCCAGGCCGCCAGGCGCAGGAACCCGGACAGGAGGTCCCATTCGAGCAGCGCCAGGGCCAGAATGAGGGCCGCGAGCGCGACGGGGGAGACGGCTCGTGCGGTCTTGCTCAAGCGCCTCCCGTCAGGGGACGTCGCGGAGCTCCTTGAGAATCCAACCGCCGTCCCTCCGGACCAGTGTGAAGGCGATCTGTGCCGTTTGTTCCCGCGAGCGTCCCGTGCGGAACTTCCACCGTCCGACGGCGATGATGCGCTCGGGTTGCTCCGGTGGATTGCCGCCCTTCAGGAAGTTGAACTGCAGGGTACTGCGTGAGCGGAAGATCGACTGCAGGACCAGGCAAACCTGGTCGATGCTGTAGTAGCCGTGAGGAAACCCCAGAGTCCCGGAGTCCATGAGGATCTTCTCTCCCTTGGCGGCGACCTGCCGGATCCGGCCGGGATCTCCTTCCCGGAACATCCTCTCCAGCGGCTCCAGCGGATTGCCTGAGGGTGACCCCTGCCCCGCCAGAGCCAGGGAAGCGGCCCACAGGAAGATTGCCACGGCGACCATGGGCCGGCGGCGAAAGACCTTGCGAGTCTCTGGGTCCGAAAGGTCCAACTGCTCTCCAACTCTCTTAAGACGTTGGACTTATGCTAGACTCTCCACCCTTCATCGTCAAGGAGCGCCGCATGAAAGTCCGAGTTCGTCTCCTGGCAAGCCTGCTCGCGAGCCTGCTGGCGGGCGCCTGCTCGGGAGTCGGATCCACGGATCCCGCTGCGCGCTCGAGGCTCATGCAGGACATGCAGGCCCTTGCGGGGCGTATCGGCCCACGTCCCGCCGGCAGTCCCGCCGAAGCGCGTGCCCGCGGCTACATTCTCGATGCGATGCGGTCCGCCGGATTGCAGGCGAGCGAGCAGCCGCTGGGGGAGCTGGAGCTTTGGGAGTCGACCGACCTGATGCTCGACTCGGCCAATGTCATCGGCGTGCTCCCGGGAAGCGTCGCCGGGAGCATCGTTCTCGGTGCGCACCATGACAGCCGCAGTCTTTCCTGCCCGGGCGCCGCCGACGACGCCTCGGGGGTGGCGGTCATGCTGGAAGCGGCGCGCCGCTGGGCCAAGAAGGAGCGGCGCCACACGCTGGTGTTCGCCTCTTTCACCGGAGAGGAGACTTTCGGGTTGCCGGGATCCGCCGGCTTCTTGAGACACTGGGACGGAGAGAAGCCCATCGCCGCGGTGACGCTGGATTTCGTCTCCACCGGAAAGGTCTTCGTGGCCCCTTTTCCGCGACCGCCGGAGCTGTGGGCGAACCGCCTGCTGGCGCGCGCCGAAGCGCAGGTCCACACCGGCAGGGCGACCTTCGATCCCTGGCTCGTCGCCGTGCCTCGCATCCTCGATATTCCCTACTTCGCCGATCATGTCTCGTTCCTGGAAGCCGGCATCCCGGCCCTGAACCTGAGCTGCCAGTTTCCCGCCTGGACCTATCACACCCGCGAGGATACGCCCGAGCGCGTGGAGGGGGAGACGCTGGTGGCGGCAGCCGACCTGGTCACCGAGATGATCGGGATTCTCGACCGCGGTGAAGCCGACCTGAAGAGCACCGACAAAGGCTATGCTCCGGTGCCGGCTCTGGGCTCCGCTTTCTTCCTGCCGCTGCTAGGTCTGCGTGCCCTGGAAGCGGCGGTGCTGCTGGCGGGGCTGGCGGTCGCGACGGTGAGGCGCCGCGAGATTCTCCGGGTGGATGCCTGGGGAGAGACCCTGCGCGCCCTGTTCATGGCCATTCCCTTCACCCTTCTCGGGATCTCGGGGGGTCTCGCCGTGGAGAGCCTGCTTGGCTGGATTGCCGGGGTGAGCCATCCTTCTTCGGCCCATCCGTTGGCCCACGTGGGGGGAGCGCTGGCAGCTTCCGCCTTCACATTCTGGCTTGCGGCGGTACTCTTCCGCTTCGTGCGTCCCGCCACCCGGTCCGGTCCCTACCTGGCCGCCGGATGGCTCGTCCTGGCGTCCGAAGCGGCAGCCCTGTCGGGTCTTCACCGGCACGAAATCGCCTTTCCCTTGTGGGCCGGCGCCGCAGGTATGCTGCTGGCGTCGCTCTCCGGAAGCGTCATCCGCCAGGTGGCCTGGGCCTGCCTGGGAGCCCTGGCGTCGATTTCCTACCTTTCGCCGGTGACCTATCGGATGTTCCTCGAGCTTTCCGGTTCGACGGTGCCACCGGCGGCCTTATGGGTCGGGGCTCTCGCGCTGCTGCTTCCCTGGTTCCTTTTCTTCCAGGGGATTGCCTGCCATCCGGAGGTTCTCCTTGGCGGACGGCCCGGTCGGCTGCTGTCGGCGCCGGTGGGATTGATCCTGGCACTTCTCGCCGCCGGTTCGGCGGCGGCGAACGGACTGGTTCCGACCTACGACTCCCGTCACCGCGTCCTGGTGCAGGTGGGCGAAGAGATCGATCTGACGAGGCGGGAGGTCACGGCCCATCTCGCGTCGCTCGAGCCCCTTGCCGCCTTGCGTCTGGAAGGATGGGATTCCCAGGCTCTGTCCGACGGCACGCGGCAGACCCTCGACATCCCATGGGACCGAATCGATCCTCCCGCGGTCACCCTCGAGACCGAGAACGGCGAAACGGAGAGCATCGTGCGCCTGCGCGGCCTCCTCCCGGACAACCCGCGGTTCGTGTCGCTTCGGCTGGCCTCGTCGGCATCCTTCCAGGTTTTTCGCGGCGGGAGCTGGGGGACCTTCCGCAATTACCGCAAGGCCACGCCCTCCATGGAACGGGGGCTGCAGCTCGAGGTCCCTGTCCGCAAGGAAACCGGGGCGCCAGTGCACGTGGAAGCGGAAATCCTTCTGGATGAGGATATCCTCGGACTGCGACCCCGCGCGGCGACACGCGCCTTTCGCTTCTGGTCGCGCCTGAAGCTCACGGCACGGATTCCCTAGCACCGTCCGGGGACGCCGATTCCGCCGCGGCCCTTTGCTATACTTGCCCTCCCGCGCAGACGATGGGAGCTCGACGCGATGCCGCAGCCCGTCAGAATGAGCAGCGATTCCGGAAAGCCCGCCGACCCGCAGCCCGGGGCGCCGGCAGAAGCGATTTTCCCGGAGCCCGACGTGCGGCTCGATACCGTGGGGCTGTATTGCCCCGTGCCGATCATCAAGACCCAGGCGCGGATTCGCTCGATGCAGCCGGGAGAGGTCCTCGAGATTGCTTCCGATGACCGGGTGATCCTGCTGGACATGCCGGCCTGGTGCCGCTCCACCGGTCACGAATACCTGGGGGGGCGCGAGACGGTGGACGAAATTCTCCTGCTGTACGTGAGAAAGGTGGAGCGCTCCTCGGGAGGGCCAGGCGCCGGAGCAAGATCCGGAGGAAGACGATGACGAGCAGGGTGGCGGGAGAGACGATTCGGGCCCTGGGGCTGATTTCCGGCGGGCTCGATTCGACGCTGGCGGCCCGGGTCCTGATCGAGCAGGGGATCGAGGTCCACGGCGTGAATTACGCCACCGGCTTCTGCACCAATGATCAACGGCGTGCGGTGGGGCGTCCCAACGAGTCGGCCCACCGGCTGCGCAACGAGGCGCTGCGCGCCGGCGGCGATCTCGGGATCGAGGTCGAAATCGAGCCGGTGGAGCGCGAATACTTTGGCATCGTGGTCAATCCCAAGTTCGGCCACGGCGCGCACATGAACCCCTGTATCGACTGCCGCATCTTCATGCTCAACAAGGCGAAGGCGCGCATGGATTCGCTGGGAGCGCATTTCATCTTCACCGGCGAGGTCCTGGGACAGCGCCCCATGTCGCAACACCTGGCGGCGCTGCAGACGATCGAGAAGGAGGCAGGCCTCGAAGGGCTGCTCCTGCGGCCTCTGTCGGCGCGCCATCTGCCCGAGACGATTCCGGAAAAGCGCGGCTGGGTGGACCGAGCACGACTGCTTTCGATCTCGGGACGCTCGCGGCGCGGGCAGCTGGCGCTCGCGGAGACCTTCCAGATTGCCGAATTTCCGCAGCCTTCGGGTGGCTGCTGCTCGCTGACCGACGACACCTTCTCGCGCCGTCTGAAGGACGCCCTGGACCATCAGGTGCCCTTCGAGCCGGGGACCGAAGATCCGGTTCTGCTCAAGGTAGGTAGACATTTTCGAGTGTCGCACGGCGTCAAGGTGGTGGTGGGCAGAGACGAGGCGGAGAACGGCTTTCTGGCGAAGCACCGGGCCGGTCGCTGGTGGTTCGAGGTCCCCGATGCAGGCAGCCCTCTGGTACTGGCCCAGGGAGAGCCCGACACGGCGCTGCGCGAGCTGATCGCGGGAATTGCGGCGCGCTTCTCATCGCGCCGCCGCGAGGCGGAGGTGACGGTGACGGCGCGCCGGGAGGAGCGCTGCGAGCAGCTGCGCGTGTCGCCGCTTCCCGAGAGCCTGCTGGAAGCCTACCGGATCTGATGCGCCGGCGCCGGACATGGTAGAATCCCGGCCCGATAGCAGACAGCATTTCTAGGGGCGTTAACTCAGCGGGAGAGTGCTATCCTCACACGGTAGAAGTCGCTGGTTCAAATCCAGCACGCCCCACCACCCGCCCTCACAGCCCCAGGACCTCCGCGGCGACCTGCAGGGCTTTCAAGACCCGCTCCACGTGCTCCGGCAGCTCGAGGCCCAGCTCGGCAGCGCCCTGCGCGATGTGCTCGCGATCGACACTGCGCGCGAAATGCTTGTCCTTGAGCTTCTTCATCACCGAGGCGACCTTCACCTCGGCGAGACGCCGTCCGGGCTGGACCAGGGCGCAGGCGACCAGGAAACCGCACAGCTCGTCCACAGCGAACAGCGATTTCTCCATGGGAGTAATGCGCGACACCCCGGTGTAGGGAGCGTGCGACAGGATCGCGCG
This region includes:
- a CDS encoding HDIG domain-containing protein is translated as MPPSREDAWKLLTTHTRGEGLLKHALAVEIAMRGCAEALGEDPELWVLSGLLHDFDYEEHPSPQEHPFVGSRILEQQGYPPEVIRAILSHAPYTGVSRITPMEKSLFAVDELCGFLVACALVQPGRRLAEVKVASVMKKLKDKHFARSVDREHIAQGAAELGLELPEHVERVLKALQVAAEVLGL
- the asnB gene encoding asparagine synthase (glutamine-hydrolyzing) encodes the protein MCGICGIVALSPSVQLPGPEVVRRMTDLLRHRGPDDEGFHVDAGAALGHRRLSIIDLAGGHQPIANEDETRFIIFNGEIYNHVEVRRFLEQKGHRYRTASDTETILHLVEEEGVPGLNRMNGMWAFAVWDFPRRRLLVARDRLGIKPLYYAQVGDLLLFASEIKSLIGSGLVSDELDPASVAAYLDLLYIPSPATIYKQVRKLPAGHALIADATGVRVERFWNPTYTLDRVPELPEAAERVHEILADAVKVRLLSEVPLGAFLSGGLDSSLVVGLMSQIMNQPVQTFTVGFAGEGWYDESGEAEAVARHFRTDHHALHLTSLDIPETLQKTVPALDEPMCDPAALPTLLLSHFAREKVTVALAGEGADELFGGYDKYRFEQWLGRFGILGSLAGRAGSALPLSRLPEKVRRAIEAAALSGPARQIRLRSTFTLEESRRLLRRPLDQEKAASTLAIENAVRDYPAGDALNQIFFQDLKVYLQDDLLMKVDKMSMQASLEARVPFLDYRLVEFVFSLPSAYKLHKGKGKILLKQAFPGFLPERTVQRRKHGFMVPVAKWMRSDLKDYVHDLFASTDDPFYDHVDRREVDRYLQDYYVRGHDRALPLWVLLWFKVWCRTALRPVDAVSRGQS
- a CDS encoding thiamine biosynthesis protein produces the protein MTSRVAGETIRALGLISGGLDSTLAARVLIEQGIEVHGVNYATGFCTNDQRRAVGRPNESAHRLRNEALRAGGDLGIEVEIEPVEREYFGIVVNPKFGHGAHMNPCIDCRIFMLNKAKARMDSLGAHFIFTGEVLGQRPMSQHLAALQTIEKEAGLEGLLLRPLSARHLPETIPEKRGWVDRARLLSISGRSRRGQLALAETFQIAEFPQPSGGCCSLTDDTFSRRLKDALDHQVPFEPGTEDPVLLKVGRHFRVSHGVKVVVGRDEAENGFLAKHRAGRWWFEVPDAGSPLVLAQGEPDTALRELIAGIAARFSSRRREAEVTVTARREERCEQLRVSPLPESLLEAYRI
- a CDS encoding sulfurtransferase TusA family protein, with protein sequence MPQPVRMSSDSGKPADPQPGAPAEAIFPEPDVRLDTVGLYCPVPIIKTQARIRSMQPGEVLEIASDDRVILLDMPAWCRSTGHEYLGGRETVDEILLLYVRKVERSSGGPGAGARSGGRR
- a CDS encoding ATP-binding protein, with the translated sequence MSKTARAVSPVALAALILALALLEWDLLSGFLRLAAWQCVLLMGLAILLQLSWRSSRRAPQPTLRLLGVATILVFLLAAFALTHHLQARRTVSSWEEQRSTRLELRAQRIRRDFAQLLGDLSAPAAHLARVPAGDRRALFQVLEAAATRPRPEGDRFGWTLWSKEGPIAWGGRTALGAAPAGRGGTSIFVQGASQILASSTPVGSDTFLLGEYLLQSPLEEEPRLPLHRPAVRGGSVSLRIAAPVRPSEESDLASSRLGRARHGALPASVNLFVPLQDASGRTLVVVSLGDQQLDEVLLQDRRNHRIAGVLLNAAGLLLLALLCFARREEGSTTWMLSGAGFLVAARAALLPLSYGISGSSLFDPRLFGSMLAEPLFRSAGDFFLTSVVWLLLVTELTRSRWDPEIPARPLRIAAGVLLLVPSGYFLGRLATETPWHARFDVTRVELLPINAPRLLVQAGLLMLFGGWLLLALSWGSEIRRAVSPRISMNPVRLPTAARAIAFVTLTVFLFLPLLLRSSIRQRESFFLDTLLPEVENQASIREQILKEAIDRLDESPRARRILASAGGAGGEGTAYRLWSLTRLKEEGLSSSLRLFAPDGTPMGRFGLNLPAEAKVQELPSRGPDHPKRLVLRVGGLKRRVLEAETLLKAPGVAPHRVQIYLVDEAENLSVLRAGNPYARVFQVSQTRETNPELIGSEPLLASLDESGRIKECNLENAPVFPPGFLERLPAGRPRWTKARIGEEDFRVIAKRSSGKVLAMGFLLPSALRLTGSFTRMILIGLLLGLVFAAVLGMLGGMTLPRLRPRGGLFRRLLAVFLAASFLPLFALAFFMQRFAAREFEENLLSQGISSLGAAGRIVEDYLSADTQEEAAPPIEDGVAYWISRVVHEDISLYRGEVLSASSTRELFASGLLPTRLEAPLYRRLLLEGQPYALGRLRIGKLNTLVIAAPLSLGNPAAGVLSLPLSGKETEIRHKRADVEEAILIVTVLMLLLSTLLSDILARRVARPISALAAATERIESGDYDAEVRLRTRDEPAMLIDSFNRMAASLRRQREDLRRRSDYIRKILLHATTGVVSTDAQERIVTVNPAARLLLGLPSTPTPGSDLFETLSSDAALASLRDALAGSPADREARWQIELRWEDRPATLRVASLPFRESPAAPPGRILLLEDLTETVRSSRLQAWAEMARTIAHEIKNPLTPIQLSADHLRKVYSASAPDFGDILEECLDTIQKQVLALRRIAADFSDYARIPDPKPQRIAPAQLLEEVLAPYRATPPAGTMLELRVDTGTPDLWADPVLTRRALSNLVQNALEAMPEGGTLSILAGIAPDGAGLPSRRVRIRVKDTGPGIDPAARARLFEPYFSTKASGSGLGLSIVRKSTEEQGGRVQVHSAPGQGTEVLLDLPAWSPVPQSGADSAPEGAIR
- a CDS encoding M28 family peptidase: MKVRVRLLASLLASLLAGACSGVGSTDPAARSRLMQDMQALAGRIGPRPAGSPAEARARGYILDAMRSAGLQASEQPLGELELWESTDLMLDSANVIGVLPGSVAGSIVLGAHHDSRSLSCPGAADDASGVAVMLEAARRWAKKERRHTLVFASFTGEETFGLPGSAGFLRHWDGEKPIAAVTLDFVSTGKVFVAPFPRPPELWANRLLARAEAQVHTGRATFDPWLVAVPRILDIPYFADHVSFLEAGIPALNLSCQFPAWTYHTREDTPERVEGETLVAAADLVTEMIGILDRGEADLKSTDKGYAPVPALGSAFFLPLLGLRALEAAVLLAGLAVATVRRREILRVDAWGETLRALFMAIPFTLLGISGGLAVESLLGWIAGVSHPSSAHPLAHVGGALAASAFTFWLAAVLFRFVRPATRSGPYLAAGWLVLASEAAALSGLHRHEIAFPLWAGAAGMLLASLSGSVIRQVAWACLGALASISYLSPVTYRMFLELSGSTVPPAALWVGALALLLPWFLFFQGIACHPEVLLGGRPGRLLSAPVGLILALLAAGSAAANGLVPTYDSRHRVLVQVGEEIDLTRREVTAHLASLEPLAALRLEGWDSQALSDGTRQTLDIPWDRIDPPAVTLETENGETESIVRLRGLLPDNPRFVSLRLASSASFQVFRGGSWGTFRNYRKATPSMERGLQLEVPVRKETGAPVHVEAEILLDEDILGLRPRAATRAFRFWSRLKLTARIP